In Halobaculum sp. XH14, a single genomic region encodes these proteins:
- a CDS encoding (2Fe-2S)-binding protein: protein MTEHDITLTVNGTERELTVDARTLLVHAIRDELGYTGANVGCESSLCGACTVRMDGDAMKSCTALAVQADGAEIETVEGLAEGGEFHPIQEGFQEEHGLQCGYCTPGMMLTAVDLLEENPDPSREEIREGLEGNLCRCTGYQNIVNAVENAADSMGSGAVADGGERPDDRPVTDGGETADCGEVPDDGTASGGGEPE, encoded by the coding sequence ATGACAGAACACGACATCACACTGACGGTGAACGGAACGGAGCGCGAGCTGACGGTGGACGCGCGGACCCTGCTCGTCCACGCCATCCGGGACGAACTCGGCTATACGGGCGCGAACGTGGGCTGTGAGAGCAGCCTGTGTGGCGCCTGTACCGTCCGCATGGACGGCGACGCGATGAAGTCCTGTACCGCCCTCGCTGTGCAGGCCGACGGCGCGGAGATCGAGACGGTCGAGGGGCTCGCCGAGGGCGGCGAGTTCCACCCGATCCAGGAGGGGTTCCAGGAGGAGCACGGGCTGCAGTGCGGCTACTGCACGCCCGGCATGATGCTGACCGCCGTGGACCTGCTGGAGGAGAACCCCGACCCGTCCCGCGAGGAGATCCGCGAGGGGCTGGAGGGGAACCTCTGTCGCTGTACCGGCTATCAGAACATCGTCAACGCGGTCGAGAACGCCGCCGACTCGATGGGGAGCGGCGCGGTCGCGGACGGCGGCGAGCGGCCGGACGACCGGCCGGTGACCGACGGCGGCGAGACAGCCGACTGCGGCGAGGTACCCGACGACGGGACGGCGTCCGGCGGGGGTGAGCCGGAATGA
- a CDS encoding CoxG family protein, which produces MEFNGTFELEEATVEEVWLALSDPVLIADSLPGCEFLLHVESEDVDFDSLADRAEGEDREPTGDPAVIEERAFREGERYAALVQISVGPVNPTFETVVTIDERERPRMRASGEGSSGDSSFEMSSGMELAETDDGVEVDWETQADVFGKVAGMGQRVINPVANRLVKQFFSSIQSRLEELQLEEADAAEAAGGDDADTAVADDEQDDAAATEGAGGDTDATDDAVPPDGTDGAGGDTADESDDDSEKRGLISRLLGRSK; this is translated from the coding sequence ATGGAATTCAACGGAACTTTCGAACTCGAGGAAGCGACGGTCGAGGAGGTATGGCTCGCGCTCTCGGACCCGGTGTTGATCGCGGACTCGCTGCCCGGCTGTGAGTTCCTGCTCCACGTCGAGAGCGAGGACGTGGACTTCGACTCGCTCGCCGATCGTGCCGAGGGCGAGGACCGGGAGCCGACCGGCGACCCGGCGGTGATCGAGGAACGGGCGTTCCGCGAGGGCGAGCGGTACGCCGCGCTGGTCCAGATCAGCGTCGGCCCGGTGAACCCGACGTTCGAGACGGTCGTGACGATCGACGAGCGCGAGCGGCCGCGGATGCGCGCCTCCGGCGAGGGGAGTTCCGGCGACAGTTCCTTCGAGATGTCCTCCGGCATGGAGCTCGCCGAAACCGACGACGGCGTGGAGGTCGACTGGGAGACGCAGGCCGACGTGTTCGGCAAGGTCGCCGGGATGGGACAGCGCGTCATCAACCCGGTGGCGAACCGGCTCGTGAAGCAGTTCTTCTCCTCGATCCAGTCGCGGCTGGAGGAGCTCCAGCTCGAGGAGGCGGACGCGGCGGAGGCAGCGGGCGGGGACGACGCGGACACGGCGGTCGCCGACGACGAGCAGGACGACGCGGCGGCTACCGAGGGCGCGGGGGGCGACACGGACGCGACGGACGACGCGGTGCCGCCCGACGGGACGGACGGTGCCGGCGGCGACACGGCGGACGAATCGGACGACGACTCGGAGAAGCGTGGCCTGATCAGCCGGCTGCTCGGCCGGTCCAAGTGA